The Kosmotoga olearia TBF 19.5.1 sequence GGATTTTGCAAGATTCGCCAGTTCTGTAAGAAGACTCTCTGGATACATTGTTCCGGTCGGGTTGTTTGGAGAATTTATAATCATAGCCCTGGTGCGAGGCGAAATCGCTTTTTCTATGTCTTTGATTTTCGGCAAGAAATCATCTTCCATTTTTGTCCCTACAAAGATAGGAATTCCTCCGCACATTTTAACCTGTGCACCATAACTAACCCAGGCAGGAGCAAAGAGAATCACTTCGTCTCCCGGGTTCAGTATTGCTGAAAGTGTGTTGTAAAGAGCCTGTTTTCCACCGTTGGTTACAATAATTTCGTCTGGAGAATAATTCAGATGGTTTTCCACACGCAGTTTTTCAGAGATTTTTTCTCTCAAAAGAGGTATTCCAGAAGCGTTGGTGTATTTGGTTTTACCTTCTCGCATGGCTTCAACGGCAGCTTCTATTATAGGTTTAGGGGTTGGAAAATCTGGCTCGCCAGCCGTGAGCTTTACCACATCTTCACCCTTTGAAAGCATTTCGAGGGCTTTCTGATTGAATTCGAGGGTAACGGATGGTGAAACAGAGGTAATGGAGTTTGAAAATTTCAATCTTGGCACCTCCAGGTTTTGAGCTACATTCTATTCAATGTATCCAATATAACAAGGACAACGTCATTGAAGCTATCCTTCCTGAAGAGCCTTGCTCCTGCTTCTTTTCTGCGTCTGCCTTTGATTATCGCGGAGCAGACAACAAGAAGAATGTCGTTGAGACCATATTGAATGCGTTCGATAACCTCAACCCTGAAGCTGGGAATTGACTCTCTTATCGCTGCCACGGTGGCTTCCACCGCTGCTATGTACTTTTCATCGTCATCTATATCTACAATAGAACTTCCAGTTAGTACCTTTCCATCATCATCCACAGTCACGGTTATCGTAAGTTTTCTTCGATTTGTCTCTATTCTTACTGAAATCAAATTGAACCTTGCGGAAGGAATTACATCGGTACTCTCATAATGGGAGGCAAGACCCTCATCCTCATCTGCTGCTATTTGTGCAACACTAACTATCTTTCTGTCAATTCTAATTCCAGAAGCAGCATAAATAGCCGTTTCAACATCTCTAACGAGCTGTTTTGCAGGCTTCTTAATATCCGCCAGAATGTGAATTTCTTTTGGTTCTCCGTCGCTGTCTATAAGCACCTTTGCTCCTCTGACACCTGGAAGCTTTGATACGATTTCCTCCAACGCGATCTTTCTTTCCATAGTCTAACCCCCTTAGACCGTCATAATAT is a genomic window containing:
- the aspC gene encoding aspartate aminotransferase, producing the protein MKFSNSITSVSPSVTLEFNQKALEMLSKGEDVVKLTAGEPDFPTPKPIIEAAVEAMREGKTKYTNASGIPLLREKISEKLRVENHLNYSPDEIIVTNGGKQALYNTLSAILNPGDEVILFAPAWVSYGAQVKMCGGIPIFVGTKMEDDFLPKIKDIEKAISPRTRAMIINSPNNPTGTMYPESLLTELANLAKSQDIFVISDEVYEKLSFDEKHFSIASIEGMKDRAAVINAFSKAYAMTGWRIGYVAAPHSLAKQIAKIQSHLSSNVNTMTQYAAVKAFGVDISEMLEEFIKRREYVETRLKKIGVPFSHPKGAFYFFIDIRDYLTETYPDSLSFAIALLEKAKVGMIPGSAFNAEGFIRLSYASSIETLKKGLDRFEGFLKKSDR